The Planctomycetota bacterium DNA window TCCCGCTCATCGTCGCCAACCTCCTCGCTGGCGGCCTGCTCGCCTTCGCCTTCGCCATGCTCGAGGTGTCCGACTCGCTCATCCTCGCGCAGCGGGCCGACTACTACCCGATCACCAAGACGATCTACGAGCTGTCCCAAACGCTCGGCACCGGTATCTACCTCGCCAGCGCGCTCGGCGTCTGGGCCATGATCATGCTCACGCTCACGATCCTCACGGCCAACAGCCTCATGGCCAAGAAGCTCGGCGCGATCTTCCGCATCTGACCTTGCACGGGCGGGATTCAGGCCGGCCCGGTCGGTTCGTAGATGTTGACCCTCTTGAGGTGTTTGGTCAGGGCCGTGTAGGCATCGGGCGTCAGGTGTGTGCCGTCTTCCTGGAAGAAATCGTCCCGGCCGTCGAACACGGGGTTGATATCGACTATCGAACAGTTGGGGCGACGAATGAGCCCTGCCGTGATGCCTTCATGCACCGCGTCGATATTCGCGAGCTTGTCGCGCTTGTCGGGGCACTTGATGATCGAGAAGTACGCGAACCACGCCCCGGCGGCGGTCACCGCGTCGGCGATGCTGAGCACGTTGTCCGCGATCGCCCCGGCCTCGATGCCGTGGTTGATGTCGTTACTCCCGACGTAGCAGCCTACGACCGCCGGGTGGTACTCGACGAGCATCGCCCGCAGGTGTTGCGTGCCGGTGTCGGGAACCCAATCGGCCGAAATCGTGCCGCCCACGGCGATGTTGACGAACGATCGCCCCGGGAAAGCCTCCGCAGCCCCGTCACCCCAATGTCGAAAAATCGAACTGCCGATCAGTAGCACGTCCGTCATTGCAGCGATTCTACAGACATCACGCGTTCACGCGCGGGCAGGGCGTTGGCTTCCGGGTTCAACAGCGTCACCGCCAGCGCCGCCCCGTACAGGATCAGCCCCACGAGCAGCACGATCACGCCGACGCGGTACGCCCGTGTCTTCTTGTCGCGGTACGCCAGCGACGCGTCCAGCCAGGCTTCGGTCGTCTCCCCGCACTGCATCGTGAGCCAGCGCAGGTGCAGCACGCCCCAGACCACGATCGCCGCGGACGCCAGGATCAGCGCGAGCCCGGAGATGATCAGCCACTGTGCCCAGACGTTCGTCCCCGCCACGAGTCGCCCGGAAAAGCCGGTCGTGGACACGACGATCCCCGCCAGCCCCAGCGCCACCTGCGCCCGATTGTGCAGCACCGCAAACTGCCGCTCGAGCATCGCCATGATTGCCGGCAAGTCATCACCGTAGCGGTCAAGAATACGCGTAGCTTCGACAGAGCGGGGGAGGGAGTGGGTGTCGGCCAATGTCGGGGACTTTATGGCCGTCACCGCAACAGCGACCAAACCCGTCACTTCTTCGGCCGCGACCGCGACATCCCCTACGCCAAGCCGAACCTGCAGATCGAACGCGCCGGCGACACGCTAACGGTCACCACCGACGTCCTCGTCCGCGACCTGTACGTGCTCGACGACAAA harbors:
- a CDS encoding GDSL-type esterase/lipase family protein, whose amino-acid sequence is MTDVLLIGSSIFRHWGDGAAEAFPGRSFVNIAVGGTISADWVPDTGTQHLRAMLVEYHPAVVGCYVGSNDINHGIEAGAIADNVLSIADAVTAAGAWFAYFSIIKCPDKRDKLANIDAVHEGITAGLIRRPNCSIVDINPVFDGRDDFFQEDGTHLTPDAYTALTKHLKRVNIYEPTGPA